In Oncorhynchus clarkii lewisi isolate Uvic-CL-2024 chromosome 2, UVic_Ocla_1.0, whole genome shotgun sequence, one DNA window encodes the following:
- the LOC139420273 gene encoding uncharacterized protein → MFSIRTSFILPALLALLVVNVESSFSGGGGGSYNYDISKMSDLRKLYNSKVYEADRMRRPLEGMSFQVGVLSHSGVRVTLADGSQWLVHKGDGFGISSQTVVVAARHMGRDWKKVETKNFKGSKTVSDFVKAGGTDYSLIFDNCHDAAGRMWE, encoded by the exons ATGTTCTCCATCAGAACCTCATTCATCCTGCCAGCTCTTCTGGCCCTTTTGGTTGTAAATGTGGAATCCTCTTTCAGTGGTG GTGGTGGAGGATCCTACAATTATGACATATCTAAAATGTCTGACCTGAGGAAGCTGTACAACTCCAAGGTGTATGAAGCAGACAGAATGCGGAGACCCCTTGAAGGCATGTCCTTTCAGGTGGGGGTTCTCAGCCACTCAGGAGTCAG AGTGACTTTGGCTGATGGCTCCCAGTGGCTTGTCCATAAAGGGGATGGATTTGGCATCAGCTCTCAGACTGTAGTGGTGGCTGCACGCCACATGGGTCGAGACTGGAAG AAAGTTGAAACCAAAAACTTTAAAGGGAGTAAGACGGTCTCTGATTTCGTCAAAGCTGGAGGCACTGACTACAGCCTCATCTTTGATAACTGCCATGACGCAGCTGGTCGGATGTGGGAGTGA
- the LOC139420256 gene encoding transmembrane protein 116 isoform X2, which produces MLHFVLQDVSNNTEQNTTTPEDWTVVYFAVRWIQMTMAVLSIVGSGSIIVYATFQHLIRTPEIQPLFLLSVTDLLLAVSWLVGAVLFTQDCDSHATCYNLHIVEQILYMTSFFYTLNYVWTLYSGLNNRFYSSLHGYPAQCATKLRSFSKIAAVLSCVLPVLLMLPVFVTGNMDHCYTNFSQPYKCLLMHTEALFMSTDLSKMEVDSACRLGHIYSIAVFLAVFLLTFVGIVVLMGKARTVYRRCVSSSGFLGDRQWASLRVLDRHMLLYPSVFFFCWGPAVFLAAMILYNPKSVEGVVGVILYILQVKLPAALKPTSKTCATSVHGLTSTSSSQAFTSSSQGLLNCVVYGWTQTHFRSASKDALRDMDTQTPLLRSQKKGYKTLWSTPSPKSDDIEGSGILPTPH; this is translated from the exons ATGTTACATTTCGTCTTGCAAGATGTCTCAAACAACACGGAGCAAAACACAACAACGCCTGAGGACTGGACTGTT GTGTACTTTGCAGTCAGATGGATCCAGATGACTATGGCAGTGCTGAG CATTGTCGGTTCAGGTTCCATAATTGTTTATGCAACTTTCCAACACCTTATAAGGACACCTGAG ATCCAGCCATTGTTCTTACTGAGTGTGACAGACTTGCTGCTGGCAGTCAGCTGGCTGGTAGGAGCAGTACTGTTCACTCAGGACTGTGATAGCCATGCCACCTGCTACAACCTACACATCGTTGAACAG ATCCTGTATATGACCTCGTTCTTCTACACATTGAACTATGTATGGACCCTGTACTCTGGGCTAAATAACAGATTCTACAGTAGCCTTCATGGATACCCAGCCCAA TGCGCAACCAAACTGAGAAGTTTCAGCAAGATTGCTGCAGTCCTGTCATG TGTCCTCCCCGTGCTGCTGATGCTGCCAGTGTTTGTAACAGGAAACATGGACCACTGTTACACAAACTTCAGCCAGCCTTACAA GTGCCTTCTAATGCACACGGAGGCACTCTTCATGTCCACTGACTTGAGCAAGATGGAGGTGGACTCAGCTTGCCGCCTGGGACACATATACAGTATTGCTGTCTTCCTGGCAGTGTTCCTACTCACCTTTGTTGGCATTGTG GTGCTCATGGGAAAAGCCCGCACTGTTTACAGACGTTGTGTGAGTTCTAGCGGTTTCCTCGGCGACAGGCAGTGGGCGTCGCTTCGTGTTCTGGACCGACACATGctcctctacccctctgtcttcttcttctgttgGGGCCCAG CAGTGTTCCTGGCAGCCATGATTctgtacaaccccaaatccgtggAGGGAGTTGTGGGCGTCATTCTCTACATCTTACAGGTAAAACTGCCAGCTGCTCTGAAACCTACATCCAAGACGTGTGCAACCTCAGTCCATGGCTTAACTTCTACTTCCTCATCCCAGGCCTTCACCTCATCCTCTCAAGGCCTTCTGAACTGTGTGGTGTACGGctggacacagacacacttcCGCTCAGCTAGCAAAGATGCTCTAAGGGACATGGACACCCAGACGCCACTTCTGAGATCTCAGAAGAAAGGCTATAAAACTCTATGGTCAACACCATCCCCCAAATCAGATGATATAGAAGGATCTGGTATTCTACCGACACCACATTAA
- the LOC139420256 gene encoding transmembrane protein 116 isoform X1, producing MLHFVLQDVSNNTEQNTTTPEDWTVVYFAVRWIQMTMAVLSIVGSGSIIVYATFQHLIRTPETPKQWPIPPPLQIQPLFLLSVTDLLLAVSWLVGAVLFTQDCDSHATCYNLHIVEQILYMTSFFYTLNYVWTLYSGLNNRFYSSLHGYPAQCATKLRSFSKIAAVLSCVLPVLLMLPVFVTGNMDHCYTNFSQPYKCLLMHTEALFMSTDLSKMEVDSACRLGHIYSIAVFLAVFLLTFVGIVVLMGKARTVYRRCVSSSGFLGDRQWASLRVLDRHMLLYPSVFFFCWGPAVFLAAMILYNPKSVEGVVGVILYILQVKLPAALKPTSKTCATSVHGLTSTSSSQAFTSSSQGLLNCVVYGWTQTHFRSASKDALRDMDTQTPLLRSQKKGYKTLWSTPSPKSDDIEGSGILPTPH from the exons ATGTTACATTTCGTCTTGCAAGATGTCTCAAACAACACGGAGCAAAACACAACAACGCCTGAGGACTGGACTGTT GTGTACTTTGCAGTCAGATGGATCCAGATGACTATGGCAGTGCTGAG CATTGTCGGTTCAGGTTCCATAATTGTTTATGCAACTTTCCAACACCTTATAAGGACACCTGAG ACTCCAAAACAATGGCCAATACCACCTCCTCTGCAGATCCAGCCATTGTTCTTACTGAGTGTGACAGACTTGCTGCTGGCAGTCAGCTGGCTGGTAGGAGCAGTACTGTTCACTCAGGACTGTGATAGCCATGCCACCTGCTACAACCTACACATCGTTGAACAG ATCCTGTATATGACCTCGTTCTTCTACACATTGAACTATGTATGGACCCTGTACTCTGGGCTAAATAACAGATTCTACAGTAGCCTTCATGGATACCCAGCCCAA TGCGCAACCAAACTGAGAAGTTTCAGCAAGATTGCTGCAGTCCTGTCATG TGTCCTCCCCGTGCTGCTGATGCTGCCAGTGTTTGTAACAGGAAACATGGACCACTGTTACACAAACTTCAGCCAGCCTTACAA GTGCCTTCTAATGCACACGGAGGCACTCTTCATGTCCACTGACTTGAGCAAGATGGAGGTGGACTCAGCTTGCCGCCTGGGACACATATACAGTATTGCTGTCTTCCTGGCAGTGTTCCTACTCACCTTTGTTGGCATTGTG GTGCTCATGGGAAAAGCCCGCACTGTTTACAGACGTTGTGTGAGTTCTAGCGGTTTCCTCGGCGACAGGCAGTGGGCGTCGCTTCGTGTTCTGGACCGACACATGctcctctacccctctgtcttcttcttctgttgGGGCCCAG CAGTGTTCCTGGCAGCCATGATTctgtacaaccccaaatccgtggAGGGAGTTGTGGGCGTCATTCTCTACATCTTACAGGTAAAACTGCCAGCTGCTCTGAAACCTACATCCAAGACGTGTGCAACCTCAGTCCATGGCTTAACTTCTACTTCCTCATCCCAGGCCTTCACCTCATCCTCTCAAGGCCTTCTGAACTGTGTGGTGTACGGctggacacagacacacttcCGCTCAGCTAGCAAAGATGCTCTAAGGGACATGGACACCCAGACGCCACTTCTGAGATCTCAGAAGAAAGGCTATAAAACTCTATGGTCAACACCATCCCCCAAATCAGATGATATAGAAGGATCTGGTATTCTACCGACACCACATTAA
- the LOC139420256 gene encoding transmembrane protein 116 isoform X4 — MLHFVLQDVSNNTEQNTTTPEDWTVVYFAVRWIQMTMAVLSIVGSGSIIVYATFQHLIRTPEIQPLFLLSVTDLLLAVSWLVGAVLFTQDCDSHATCYNLHIVEQILYMTSFFYTLNYVWTLYSGLNNRFYSSLHGYPAQCATKLRSFSKIAAVLSCVLPVLLMLPVFVTGNMDHCYTNFSQPYKCLLMHTEALFMSTDLSKMEVDSACRLGHIYSIAVFLAVFLLTFVGIVVLMGKARTVYRRCVSSSGFLGDRQWASLRVLDRHMLLYPSVFFFCWGPAVFLAAMILYNPKSVEGVVGVILYILQAFTSSSQGLLNCVVYGWTQTHFRSASKDALRDMDTQTPLLRSQKKGYKTLWSTPSPKSDDIEGSGILPTPH; from the exons ATGTTACATTTCGTCTTGCAAGATGTCTCAAACAACACGGAGCAAAACACAACAACGCCTGAGGACTGGACTGTT GTGTACTTTGCAGTCAGATGGATCCAGATGACTATGGCAGTGCTGAG CATTGTCGGTTCAGGTTCCATAATTGTTTATGCAACTTTCCAACACCTTATAAGGACACCTGAG ATCCAGCCATTGTTCTTACTGAGTGTGACAGACTTGCTGCTGGCAGTCAGCTGGCTGGTAGGAGCAGTACTGTTCACTCAGGACTGTGATAGCCATGCCACCTGCTACAACCTACACATCGTTGAACAG ATCCTGTATATGACCTCGTTCTTCTACACATTGAACTATGTATGGACCCTGTACTCTGGGCTAAATAACAGATTCTACAGTAGCCTTCATGGATACCCAGCCCAA TGCGCAACCAAACTGAGAAGTTTCAGCAAGATTGCTGCAGTCCTGTCATG TGTCCTCCCCGTGCTGCTGATGCTGCCAGTGTTTGTAACAGGAAACATGGACCACTGTTACACAAACTTCAGCCAGCCTTACAA GTGCCTTCTAATGCACACGGAGGCACTCTTCATGTCCACTGACTTGAGCAAGATGGAGGTGGACTCAGCTTGCCGCCTGGGACACATATACAGTATTGCTGTCTTCCTGGCAGTGTTCCTACTCACCTTTGTTGGCATTGTG GTGCTCATGGGAAAAGCCCGCACTGTTTACAGACGTTGTGTGAGTTCTAGCGGTTTCCTCGGCGACAGGCAGTGGGCGTCGCTTCGTGTTCTGGACCGACACATGctcctctacccctctgtcttcttcttctgttgGGGCCCAG CAGTGTTCCTGGCAGCCATGATTctgtacaaccccaaatccgtggAGGGAGTTGTGGGCGTCATTCTCTACATCTTACAG GCCTTCACCTCATCCTCTCAAGGCCTTCTGAACTGTGTGGTGTACGGctggacacagacacacttcCGCTCAGCTAGCAAAGATGCTCTAAGGGACATGGACACCCAGACGCCACTTCTGAGATCTCAGAAGAAAGGCTATAAAACTCTATGGTCAACACCATCCCCCAAATCAGATGATATAGAAGGATCTGGTATTCTACCGACACCACATTAA
- the LOC139420256 gene encoding transmembrane protein 116 isoform X3 translates to MLHFVLQDVSNNTEQNTTTPEDWTVVYFAVRWIQMTMAVLSIVGSGSIIVYATFQHLIRTPETPKQWPIPPPLQIQPLFLLSVTDLLLAVSWLVGAVLFTQDCDSHATCYNLHIVEQILYMTSFFYTLNYVWTLYSGLNNRFYSSLHGYPAQCATKLRSFSKIAAVLSCVLPVLLMLPVFVTGNMDHCYTNFSQPYKCLLMHTEALFMSTDLSKMEVDSACRLGHIYSIAVFLAVFLLTFVGIVVLMGKARTVYRRCVSSSGFLGDRQWASLRVLDRHMLLYPSVFFFCWGPAVFLAAMILYNPKSVEGVVGVILYILQAFTSSSQGLLNCVVYGWTQTHFRSASKDALRDMDTQTPLLRSQKKGYKTLWSTPSPKSDDIEGSGILPTPH, encoded by the exons ATGTTACATTTCGTCTTGCAAGATGTCTCAAACAACACGGAGCAAAACACAACAACGCCTGAGGACTGGACTGTT GTGTACTTTGCAGTCAGATGGATCCAGATGACTATGGCAGTGCTGAG CATTGTCGGTTCAGGTTCCATAATTGTTTATGCAACTTTCCAACACCTTATAAGGACACCTGAG ACTCCAAAACAATGGCCAATACCACCTCCTCTGCAGATCCAGCCATTGTTCTTACTGAGTGTGACAGACTTGCTGCTGGCAGTCAGCTGGCTGGTAGGAGCAGTACTGTTCACTCAGGACTGTGATAGCCATGCCACCTGCTACAACCTACACATCGTTGAACAG ATCCTGTATATGACCTCGTTCTTCTACACATTGAACTATGTATGGACCCTGTACTCTGGGCTAAATAACAGATTCTACAGTAGCCTTCATGGATACCCAGCCCAA TGCGCAACCAAACTGAGAAGTTTCAGCAAGATTGCTGCAGTCCTGTCATG TGTCCTCCCCGTGCTGCTGATGCTGCCAGTGTTTGTAACAGGAAACATGGACCACTGTTACACAAACTTCAGCCAGCCTTACAA GTGCCTTCTAATGCACACGGAGGCACTCTTCATGTCCACTGACTTGAGCAAGATGGAGGTGGACTCAGCTTGCCGCCTGGGACACATATACAGTATTGCTGTCTTCCTGGCAGTGTTCCTACTCACCTTTGTTGGCATTGTG GTGCTCATGGGAAAAGCCCGCACTGTTTACAGACGTTGTGTGAGTTCTAGCGGTTTCCTCGGCGACAGGCAGTGGGCGTCGCTTCGTGTTCTGGACCGACACATGctcctctacccctctgtcttcttcttctgttgGGGCCCAG CAGTGTTCCTGGCAGCCATGATTctgtacaaccccaaatccgtggAGGGAGTTGTGGGCGTCATTCTCTACATCTTACAG GCCTTCACCTCATCCTCTCAAGGCCTTCTGAACTGTGTGGTGTACGGctggacacagacacacttcCGCTCAGCTAGCAAAGATGCTCTAAGGGACATGGACACCCAGACGCCACTTCTGAGATCTCAGAAGAAAGGCTATAAAACTCTATGGTCAACACCATCCCCCAAATCAGATGATATAGAAGGATCTGGTATTCTACCGACACCACATTAA